A window of Apium graveolens cultivar Ventura chromosome 8, ASM990537v1, whole genome shotgun sequence contains these coding sequences:
- the LOC141681027 gene encoding TLC domain-containing protein At5g14285: protein MEKILNALMSTYIGSDTLTLYSSPLATFIFMFLIIYLFSYFKLFSSWDSKHRADASSSFTSLAHGTPAVVLSVFAILQDSESQSQSQLSVFTSPNTMFQNMVLDFSIAYFVIDLLHYMVFLPTDILFIAHHLATLYVFATCRFVVCHGSVPILVLLILAEITSACQNTWSLAGYRKSDFPAARRLHQFLSPLFYGFYTVVRGVLGPLFVYRMGVFYTSGAADGAVPRWAWISWMCVIVCAVLLSILWITDKWIAFYKSNHKMKNMIQN, encoded by the coding sequence ATGGAGAAAATCTTGAATGCCTTGATGAGCACTTATATAGGATCAGATACGTTGACTCTCTATAGCTCACCCCTTGCTACATTCATATTCATGTTCCTCATCATCTATCTCTTCAGTTACTTCAAACTATTCAGTTCATGGGACTCCAAACACAGAGCTGATGCCTCAAGTTCTTTCACCTCTCTAGCTCACGGAACCCCAGCTGTTGTTTTATCCGTTTTCGCGATATTACAGGACTCAGAGTCCCAGTCCCAGTCCCAGCTCTCTGTTTTCACTTCTCCGAATACCATGTTCCAGAACATGGTACTTGACTTCAGCATTGCATACTTTGTCATAGATCTTCTACACTACATGGTCTTCTTACCAACTGACATTCTCTTCATTGCTCATCACTTAGCCACTCTCTACGTTTTCGCGACATGTAGATTCGTGGTTTGTCATGGCTCAGTTCCGATTCTCGTTCTCCTCATTCTCGCTGAGATCACTAGCGCTTGTCAGAACACCTGGAGCCTTGCTGGATACCGAAAATCCGACTTCCCTGCTGCCAGAAGACTGCATCAGTTCTTGTCTCCGCTGTTTTACGGGTTTTATACAGTTGTTAGAGGGGTTCTTGGACCATTGTTTGTGTACAGAATGGGTGTTTTTTACACCAGTGGTGCTGCAGATGGTGCAGTTCCCAGGTGGGCTTGGATTTCTTGGATGTGTGTGATTGTTTGTGCAGTCTTGCTTAGTATATTATGGATTACAGACAAATGGATAGCATTTTACAAGTCTAATCACAAAATGAAAAACATGATACAGAATTGA